Genomic DNA from Bacillus sp. Marseille-P3661:
TTTATAAGGCCGATGAAGGGTAAAGTGGGGTAAAAAAGGCAGAGGAAACCTCTTTATAAGGCCGATGAAGGGTAAAGCGAGGTAAAAAAGGCAGAGGAAACCTCTTCATAAGGCCGATGAAGGGTAAAGTGAGGTAAAAAAGGCAGATAAAACCTCTTCATAAGGCCGATGAAGGGTAAAGTGAGGTAAAAAAGGCAGAGGAAACCTCTTCATAAGGCCGATGAAGGGTAAAGTGAGGTAAAAAAGACAGAGGAAACCTCTTCATAAGGCCGATGAAGGGTAAAGTGAGGTAAAAAAGACAGAGGAAACCTCTTCATAAGGCCGATGAAGGGTAAAGTGAGGTAAAAAAGGCAGAGAAAACCTCTTCATAAGGCTGCTCCGAGCACGTACAATAACTATATTTTAAAAAATGATAGGGAATTAATAAGTAAATATCGAAATAAAAACCTAGTAGTTAAAATATCCTTTTTAGTAGGGAAAGGAGAGGAAGTTTTTGGAGAATTACATATTATCTTTAGACCAAGGCACTACAAGTTCAAGAGCTATTCTTTTTAATAAACAAGGTAAAATTATTCATGTCGCTCAAAAGGAGTTCACACAAATTTTCCCTAATCCAGGTTGGGTTGAACATAATGCAAATGAAATTTGGGGTTCGATTCTTGCGGTAATTGCTGCGGTATTATCGGAATCCGGAATTAAACCCCAACAAATAGCTGGGATTGGAATTACTAATCAACGTGAAACAACGGTTGTATGGAATAGAGAAACCGGGCAGCCTGTTTATAATGCAATTGTTTGGCAATCAAGACAAACTGCTGAAATTTGTGATGAGTTAAAATCTAAGGGGTATAATGATTTATTTCACGAAAAAACAGGGTTATTAATTGATGCATATTTTTCAGGCACAAAGATAAAGTGGATTTTAGACAATGTAGAGGGTGCAAGAGAAAAAGCTGAAAAAGGTCAATTGTTATTTGGAACAATTGACACGTGGCTAATTTGGAAGTTGACGGGAGGCAAAGTCCATGTCACTGATTATACAAATGCATCGCGGACGTTAATGTTTAATATTTATGATTTGAAATGGGATGATCAGTTACTTGAGGTTTTAACTATACCCAAAGCAATGTTACCGCAAGTAAAGTCTTCCTCTGAAATATATGGAAAAACAGCCCATTATCACTTCTTTGGTCAAGAAGTTCCAATTGCAGGTGTAGCTGGTGACCAACAGGCCGCGCTGTTTGGGCAAGCTTGCTTTGACAAAGGATTGGCTAAAAACACGTATGGAACCGGATGTTTTATGTTAATGAATACGGGTGAAAAAGCTGTTGCATCAAAACATGGCTTGCTAACAACCATTGCGTGGGGAGTGAACGGCAAGGTAGAGTATGCGCTTGAAGGCAGCATTTTCGTAGCGGGTTCAGCTGTGCAATGGTTACGTGATGGATTGAGGATGTTCGCAAATGCAAAGGACAGTGAACAATATGCTTTACGGGTAGATTCCTCGGATGGCGTGTATGTTGTACCTGCATTTGTCGGTTTAGGAACTCCTTATTGGGATAGTGATGTTCGTGGAGCGATTTTTGGTCTGACAAGAGGTACAACAAAAGAACATTTTGTACGTGCTACACTAGAGTCGCTAGCATACCAAACCAGAGATGTATTAGCAGCAATGGAAGCGGATGCTAGTATTTCGCTGAAAACCCTACGTGTAGATGGGGGAGCTGTTAGGAATGAATTTTTGATGAACTTCCAAAGTGATATCTTGGGTGTACCTGTTGAACGACCTGTAATCAATGAAACAACTGCATTAGGTGCGGCGTACCTTGCTGGTTTAGCAGTTGGGTATTGGAAAGATCAAGAAGAAATATCAAAACAGTGGCAAATAGACCAACGCTTTGCCCCTTCAATGACTGAAAAACGCCGAAATGAACTCTATTCAGGGTGGAAAAAAGCGGTGCATGCAGCGATGACATTTAAATAAAGTATAAAAGTAAAAGCCGAAAGAATACGGCAAAATTCGGTGGGTGCCAGCATCGACAAGTGCCTGTCACTTGTCGATTTATTTGTGGATTTACTTGCCGGTTTTTTATAGATTTTTCTAAATTTGCGGAACGAATATGAATGAATCAAATATATAAGTAGGGATGATATGCGGTCAAGGGTAAAAAAAGTTTCTATATACATCGCACTTGGTTTCATGATCTGGTTTTTCATTCATACAGTTGTGATCATTATTGATGGATTGAGTGATGAGCTGGAAATTGTAGATGCAGCGGTTGTATTGGGAAATAAAGTGGAAATGAGCGGGCAACCTGCAAAAAGATTGAAGGCAAGATTAGATAAGTCATTGGAACTTTATGAACAGGGCTATTTTAAGTATGTGATTGTTAGTGGTGGCATTGGAAAAGAAGGCTTTGATGAAGCTGTTGTTATGAAAGATTATTTAGTGAAAAAGGGCGTACCGAGCGCAAGTGTTTTCGTTGATAGCAATGGTTATAATTCCTTTATGACAGCAGAAAATGCTATAAAAATCAGTAAAGAAGAGAACTTCAGTTCAGTTATGATCATCAGTCAATATTTCCACATAACTAGGACAAAGTTAGCTTTTAAAAAAGTTGGCTTTGAAGAAACATCGTCAGCACATGCAGAGATATTTGAGTATAGAGATGTTTACTCATTACTTAGAGAATTCCCTGCTTACTATAAATATTTATTATTATAAAAAAATGCCTGTCACTCATTTGTATTAAAACACTGAGTTAACAGGCATTTTTACTGTGGATAATACGCTTTTCACTACAAATTTAATTCTTACATTCAAATATTGAGGTTTCTCAATCTCATCTAATACCGCGTTTGCAAAGTCAGCATAGCTAATGTAGCTTTTATAGAAGGAAAAATAATTACCGACCCTCGAATCCGCAGAGTGAACAAATAGAGTAAAACGATTGATATATTGTATTATTTTTCTATTGATGAACATTGAGAAAATGTTAAAATTCATTTTAGGTTAAAACTATCATGCATTTTATTTGCGATTTAGTTACCCTCCCATTAAACTACAAATTCACTTCATCCATCGACATATTTCTTGGGAAATAAGTCGATTTCATACTAAGTTGTCGAACCAAAATATTTATTAATTATACTGCGTTAGTATAATGGAAAGCTAAATATAAAAAAGATGATGATAAAAAGGTGAGATAAAAATGATTGGTTGTTTATGCGTTCATGGCTTTACAGGAGGACCTTTTGAAGTAGAGCCTTTAGTCAATTACCTAGAAACAAGAACAAATTGGCATATTGAGATGGTGACCTTACCTGGACATGGTGAACAGCTTAATTTAAAGGGGGTAGGTTACGAAAAATGGATTCAAGAAGTAGAAGAAAATATTAAAGATCTACAAAAAAAATGTAATACAATTTACTTGATTGGTTTTTCAATGGGAGGCATTATTTCAGCACATTTAGCTACGAAATATCCTATTAATAAGCTTGTTCTGTTAAGTGCAGCTGCATATTATTTAAATCCTAAGCAAATGTTAATCGACGTTAAAGATATGACTATAGATGGCTTGCGGGGAAATCTTGCTGAAAATGTACTATATAAAAGATATCGAAAGAAATTTAAAGAAACACCAATAAGTGCTACGTTTCAGTTTCAAAAGCTTGTTAAAGCCTTGAGACCATCACTCCAGCAACTCGATATTCCCACATTAGTTGTACAAGGAGAAATCGATGGTGTTGTTCCGAAAAAAAGTGCGGACTATATATATCAAACGATTCCTACAAATGATAAGGAATTGCTTTTCCTTGAGAACTCCAAACACCATGTTTGTCATGATGCAGAC
This window encodes:
- the glpK gene encoding glycerol kinase GlpK, giving the protein MENYILSLDQGTTSSRAILFNKQGKIIHVAQKEFTQIFPNPGWVEHNANEIWGSILAVIAAVLSESGIKPQQIAGIGITNQRETTVVWNRETGQPVYNAIVWQSRQTAEICDELKSKGYNDLFHEKTGLLIDAYFSGTKIKWILDNVEGAREKAEKGQLLFGTIDTWLIWKLTGGKVHVTDYTNASRTLMFNIYDLKWDDQLLEVLTIPKAMLPQVKSSSEIYGKTAHYHFFGQEVPIAGVAGDQQAALFGQACFDKGLAKNTYGTGCFMLMNTGEKAVASKHGLLTTIAWGVNGKVEYALEGSIFVAGSAVQWLRDGLRMFANAKDSEQYALRVDSSDGVYVVPAFVGLGTPYWDSDVRGAIFGLTRGTTKEHFVRATLESLAYQTRDVLAAMEADASISLKTLRVDGGAVRNEFLMNFQSDILGVPVERPVINETTALGAAYLAGLAVGYWKDQEEISKQWQIDQRFAPSMTEKRRNELYSGWKKAVHAAMTFK
- a CDS encoding YdcF family protein, translated to MRSRVKKVSIYIALGFMIWFFIHTVVIIIDGLSDELEIVDAAVVLGNKVEMSGQPAKRLKARLDKSLELYEQGYFKYVIVSGGIGKEGFDEAVVMKDYLVKKGVPSASVFVDSNGYNSFMTAENAIKISKEENFSSVMIISQYFHITRTKLAFKKVGFEETSSAHAEIFEYRDVYSLLREFPAYYKYLLL
- a CDS encoding alpha/beta hydrolase, whose protein sequence is MIGCLCVHGFTGGPFEVEPLVNYLETRTNWHIEMVTLPGHGEQLNLKGVGYEKWIQEVEENIKDLQKKCNTIYLIGFSMGGIISAHLATKYPINKLVLLSAAAYYLNPKQMLIDVKDMTIDGLRGNLAENVLYKRYRKKFKETPISATFQFQKLVKALRPSLQQLDIPTLVVQGEIDGVVPKKSADYIYQTIPTNDKELLFLENSKHHVCHDADQHQLFAAIERFLRER